In the genome of Timaviella obliquedivisa GSE-PSE-MK23-08B, the window ACGACGCGATCGAGCTATCCCTTTGACTTTGAGCTTAATTATACTTACACTCTGCGTGGCAATTCTTTAGAACTGCGCTGCCGTCACACTAATCTCTCAGATCAGCCAATGCCCTTCTCGACGGGAATTCATCCTTATTTTGCAGTCACCGATAAAAGCCAACTCACTGTTGATTTCCCCTCAACTCAATACCAGTCTAAAGGGGCAGCAGAAGACCTTAACTTTCCGGGGCACTTTGACTTTGAGCAAGAGGAAATTGATTTTTCATTTATCAACCTGCAAGGGCGATCGGCAACTGTCGCTGATAAAAGCCGCAACTTGAAGCTTACCGTTGAGTATGACGAGCACTACTCAACCTTAGTATTTTGGGCAGTTAAAGGAAAGAATTTCTACTGCTTAGAGCCTTGGACTGCGCCGAGAAATGCTCTCAACACTGGAAAGAACTTGCTTGTGGCTGAGCCAGCAGCCTGTATAGAGACAGTGATAAAAATGACGGCAGAAGTAGGGTAAGTTCGAGATTGCATAATTTAAAAAGTTTTGTGAAGTAACAGTCTTGGTAAAAACCGGGGCTGTTATTTCTTGCGAATCTTAAATTCTGTATGGCAGAAATATTAGCCGTACAGAAAAAGCAAAAATCGGTTTGATTTATGGCATTAGTTTGCACTCTTAATTTTACAGATCAGCACCTCAGAGGCAAGCTGATAGGCTCTCTCCTCATTCCACCAAGGAGACGCTTGCCACCA includes:
- a CDS encoding aldose epimerase, translating into MSEIVIEQQQYKTYLLSDDEAQIAVVPERGGIVTHWQVEGEELFYLDSDRFKDPALTVRGGIPLLFPICGNLAGDTYSLNEQPYKLPPHGFARNLPWQVTDQATDTGASLTVSLKSNETTRSSYPFDFELNYTYTLRGNSLELRCRHTNLSDQPMPFSTGIHPYFAVTDKSQLTVDFPSTQYQSKGAAEDLNFPGHFDFEQEEIDFSFINLQGRSATVADKSRNLKLTVEYDEHYSTLVFWAVKGKNFYCLEPWTAPRNALNTGKNLLVAEPAACIETVIKMTAEVG